Proteins found in one Mycoplasmopsis gallopavonis genomic segment:
- a CDS encoding SPFH domain-containing protein: MSAGQIIGLVVLAIIILLILFILIPCIKIVSEKDFIIIQRFGKYHATLTKGIHFIVPFIDRVLIKDSTKEKFYDFQPQLVITKDNATIKVDTVTYLKIIDPKLYAYGAEKPVNAVENLTATTLRNLIGEMDLDDSLTSREIINAKLTEIIDKVSDPWGIKITRIEIKNIMPPREIQEAMVRQMQAERDKRALILEAEGIKQSEILKAEGRRQSTILNAEAEKSRTLLAAEAEKQKLILEAEGQREAINIINEAKLNKEVLTLKAIEKLTDLSNGNATKLIIPANVSDFAGQIASATEIFKTVNSKDNKNSSN; this comes from the coding sequence ATGTCAGCAGGACAAATTATTGGATTAGTTGTTTTAGCTATTATTATTTTATTGATATTATTCATTTTAATACCATGTATTAAAATTGTTTCTGAAAAAGATTTTATTATTATTCAAAGATTTGGTAAATATCACGCAACATTAACCAAAGGAATTCACTTTATCGTTCCTTTTATTGATCGTGTTTTAATCAAAGATAGTACTAAAGAAAAATTTTATGACTTCCAGCCGCAACTTGTTATTACCAAAGATAATGCGACAATTAAAGTTGATACAGTAACTTACTTAAAAATCATCGATCCAAAATTATACGCATATGGAGCTGAAAAACCAGTTAATGCTGTTGAAAACTTAACAGCAACCACTTTAAGAAATTTAATCGGGGAGATGGATCTTGATGATTCTTTAACTTCTCGTGAAATCATTAATGCAAAGTTGACAGAAATTATTGATAAAGTTAGTGACCCTTGAGGAATTAAGATTACTAGAATTGAAATCAAAAACATTATGCCACCTCGTGAAATTCAAGAAGCGATGGTTCGTCAAATGCAAGCTGAGCGTGATAAAAGAGCTTTAATTTTAGAAGCTGAAGGAATTAAACAAAGTGAAATTTTAAAAGCGGAAGGAAGAAGACAATCTACAATTTTAAATGCCGAAGCTGAAAAAAGTAGAACCTTGCTAGCGGCAGAAGCTGAAAAACAAAAATTAATTCTTGAAGCTGAAGGACAAAGAGAAGCTATCAACATTATTAATGAAGCTAAATTAAACAAAGAAGTTTTAACCTTAAAAGCGATTGAAAAATTAACTGATTTATCAAACGGAAATGCAACAAAATTAATCATTCCAGCAAATGTTTCTGACTTTGCAGGACAAATTGCTTCTGCAACCGAAATTTTCAAAACAGTAAATAGTAAAGACAATAAAAATAGTTCAAACTAG